The following is a genomic window from uncultured Draconibacterium sp..
GAAAGTGGCTCGTGGCGGACTGATTGAGGTGCCGATGGGAATTACCATTAAACAGGTGATTGAAGAAATTGGTGGCGGAATTGCCAATGGACGAAAGTTTAAAGCTGTGCAGATTGGTGGCCCGTCGGGAGGTTGTATTCCTGCCGAACATTCTGACACGCCGATAGATTTTGAATCGCTGGGAGAAATGGGAGCAATGATGGGATCGGGAGGTCTTGTAGTGCTTGACGATACGGACTGTATGGTGGATATTGCCCGATATTTTCTCTCGTTTACACAAGAAGAATCGTGTGGAAAATGTACTTTTTGTCGTGTAGGGACAAAACGAATGCTAGACATTCTCGATGGTATTGTTAGCGGGAGAGGCAAAAAAGGCGACATTGAAGAGTTGGAGCACCTGGCGGAGTGGACAAAAAAAGGAAGTCTTTGCGGACTGGGAAAAACAGCACCAAACCCGGTGTTGAGTACCTTAAAGCATTTCAGAGATGAATACGAAGCGCACATTAACGGAACCTGCCCAACGGGCAAGTGTGCCGAGCTGATCACTTATTCGGTAAATGACGAGTGTATTGGTTGTACCAAGTGTGTGCAAAAGTGTCCGGTTGATGCAATCCCGTTTACACCGCACGAAAAACATTCTATCGATACCGAATTGTGTATAAAATGTGATGCCTGCCGCGCTGCTTGTCCGGTTGATGCCATCGATGTGAAATAAAAAATCCTGGCGTTTATACGCCTTTGCGAGAAACGATGATTAAACTTAAAATAAATAGCAAAGTAGTTGAAGTTGAAAACGGAACTTCGGTGATGAAAGCTGCGCAGCAAATGGGATTTGATATTCCGAATATGTGTTGGCATGATGAGCTGGAGCACTTTACTTCCTGTATGCTTTGTATGGTAAAAGACCAGAAAAACGGAAGACTTTATCCCTCTTGTTCGGTAAAGGCAATTGATGGAATGGAGGTGATTACCGATGATCAGGAGATTGCCGAATCGCGAAAAACAGCTTTGGAATTGCTGTTGAGCGAACATGTCGGCGACTGCGAAGGCCCGTGTCAGATTGCTTGTCCGGCACATATGGATATTCCGCGTATGAACCGTTTAATTGCCGTTGGAAAGTTTGATGAAGCACTGGAAGTGGTAAAAAAGGATATTGCCTTGCCAGCAGTTTTGGGGCGAATTTGTCCGGCTCCCTGTGAAGGAGCGTGCCATCGGAAAACGGTTGATGAGCCGGTTTCTATTTGTTTATTAAAACGAATAGTAGGAGACGATGGTGTTGAACTAACGGTTCTTCAAGTGGAAAAAACCGGGAAGAAAGTGGCCGTTGTTGGTGCCGGTCCGGCCGGATTAGCTGCAGCGTATTACATGCAACTAAAAGGTATTGATGTAACACTTTTTGATAAAAATGAAAAAGCCGGAGGATTGCTTCGTTCTGAATTAAGTGAAGAGCTTCTTCCGATGGATGTTTTGGACCAGGAAATTGAAGCGATTTTAAAAACAGGCGTTGAATTTCGTGGAGGTCAATCGATTGGAGCAGCAGAATTTGATCAGCTGAAAAAGGATTTTGATGCTGTGGTTCTCGCTTCGGGAGCTATTACTGACGCTTCGGAAAAATATGGATTAGAAGCCGGACCAAAAGGAATTGTGGCTGATAAAACGACTTATCAAACATCCGACGAGAAAGTCTTTGCTATTGGAAATGTATTGCGTTCATCGCGTTTGGCAGTGCGTTCCGTTGGACAGGGAAAAGAAGTAGCTTTTTCAGTGATGCAATTTTTAGCCGTGCAAGAGATAAAAGGAGAACCGCGTTTATTCAATTCGCGCTTTGGAAAAATGGTTGCCGAAGAATTTGCTGAATACCTGAAAGAGTCGGTAGAAGGTAAACGGAAATTGCCGGAGCAAGGTAAGTTCGCCGGATTTACCCGCGAAGAAGCCATTGCAGAAGCAAAAAGATGCTTGCACTGTGATTGCCGTGCGATTGATAATTGTAAGTTGCGCGAATATTCTGATCAATATAAAGTAGATCAGAAACGCTTTAAAACTAGTGAACGCCGGAAGATTACAAAACAGATCAACCACGATGTGGTGATTTACGAACCGCAAAAATGTATCAAATGCGGAATTTGTGTACGCCTCACCGGAAAATACCAGGAGAAGTTTGGTTTTACTTTTATAGGCCGGGGTTTTGATGTAGAGATTGGCGTTCCGTTTAACGAAGACCTGAAAAGAGGATTGACCGAAACCGCACGAAAAGTCGCTGATGGTTGTCCCACAGGAGCCATCTCGTTAAAGAATAAAGAATGATGAATGTAGATTAACGATCTGTGATTTAGTATGAAAAATCTGCAATCGAAATTCGTTAATCAGTATTCGCAAATCAAAGAAATAATGAAGTATTGGATCGTAACTTTTTTAATCATTTTGAGTTTTGGAGCTGTTGCGCAGTCGTCCGATTCCTGGCCAATTTTTCGTGGCGACCAGCATCTTACAGGTGTCTCTAATACAACATTGCCCGAATCGCCCAATCTTTTGTGGATATTCGAAACCGGCGATAATATTAAATCGGCACCAGTAGTAGCGAACAATAAAGTGGTGGTCGGCTCAACCGATGGTTTTGTTTATTGTGTTGATACTTCGGGGGAACTATTGTGGAAATTCGATACTGAAAATTCAATTGAAGCGCCTGCGCTCATTCTTGATAATACGGTTTACGTAGGGAATCTGGATGGGATGCTTTTTGCGCTAAATCTCGATAGTGGCGAAAAACTTTGGGAGTACGAATGTGAAAACCAGATAATCGGTTCGGCAAACTGGTGGACAGAAGGTGGAACAACCTATATTTTTATGGGCAGTTACGATTACTACCTCCATTGTGTTGATGCGAAAACCGGTGAGTTGAAATGGAAATACGAGTCGGATAATTTTATTAATGGAGCAGCAGCTTGCGCTGATGGAAAAGCCATATTTGGTGGCTGCGACGGATATCTGCATGTGGTTGATGTTACAACAGGTAAATTGGTTGAAAAAATTGATGTGGCAACCTATGTGGCCGGGTCGGTTACAGTCGAAAACAATAAAGCTTATGTTGGTGATTATGATGGACGTTTTTTTCAGGTTGATATAGAAAATGACAAAACAACCTGGGTGTGGTCGGACGAAAAAACAAACCTGCAGTTTATTGCTTCTCCGGCTTTAATTGGCGAAAAGGTTTTAACGGCTAACCACAATAAATTTTTGTATTGTTTTAATAAAAAAACAGGAGAGAAACTTTGGGAATACAACACCGGTCGACAGGTGGAGGCCTCTCCGGTAATTGTTAAAAATAAGGTGGTTGTGGCAAATATGCGCGGCGATATGGCCATTGTGAACCTTTCGGATGGAAAGCCTGTTTGGACTTATGAAATAGGAAGCCAGATCATAAGTAATCCTGCCGTAGCCAACGGTCAGTTGTTTGTGGGAGCTTATGATGGAAACATTTATTGTTTTGGCGAATAGAGAAAAACACAAAGACTCGAAGACATAAAGAAATGTATTGATAAGCTGTTTTGTGTTTGGGGGAATTCAAGTTGGGAATTACGTCGTTTCGGATACAGAAAATACATACGTAAAAACACTAATATAGTCTTTGTGTTGAAAAAGAACAAAATGAATATAATTCAAATCATACCCGGTTCAGGTGGCAGCTTTTATTGCGGTAATTGTCTACGCGACAGCAAATATGTGGATGCTTTACGAAAACTGGATCATCAAGTGGTGAAAATCCCCATGTATTTGCCTCTTTTTTCTGATGAACACGACATCTCGGACATCCCGATTTTTTATGGTGCCATTAGCACTTATCTCAAGCAGGTTTATCCGATTTTCAGAAAAGCACCGGCTTGGTTCGATAAGCTGCTGAACTCAAAACCAATGATGAAAATGGCTGCCTCCATGGCAGGATCTACCCGTGCAAAAGGACTGGAAGATATGACCATTTCGATGTTGCTGGGTGAGCAAGGCGAACAAAAAGAGGAGCTGGATAAAATGGCCGACTGGATTGCCGAACATTGCAAACCCGATGTCATTCATATTTCGAATGCCTTATTGTTGGGTTTGGCAAAACGATTGAAAGAAAAAGTTGGCGTTCCGGTGGTTTGTTCGC
Proteins encoded in this region:
- a CDS encoding FAD-dependent oxidoreductase; protein product: MIKLKINSKVVEVENGTSVMKAAQQMGFDIPNMCWHDELEHFTSCMLCMVKDQKNGRLYPSCSVKAIDGMEVITDDQEIAESRKTALELLLSEHVGDCEGPCQIACPAHMDIPRMNRLIAVGKFDEALEVVKKDIALPAVLGRICPAPCEGACHRKTVDEPVSICLLKRIVGDDGVELTVLQVEKTGKKVAVVGAGPAGLAAAYYMQLKGIDVTLFDKNEKAGGLLRSELSEELLPMDVLDQEIEAILKTGVEFRGGQSIGAAEFDQLKKDFDAVVLASGAITDASEKYGLEAGPKGIVADKTTYQTSDEKVFAIGNVLRSSRLAVRSVGQGKEVAFSVMQFLAVQEIKGEPRLFNSRFGKMVAEEFAEYLKESVEGKRKLPEQGKFAGFTREEAIAEAKRCLHCDCRAIDNCKLREYSDQYKVDQKRFKTSERRKITKQINHDVVIYEPQKCIKCGICVRLTGKYQEKFGFTFIGRGFDVEIGVPFNEDLKRGLTETARKVADGCPTGAISLKNKE
- a CDS encoding PQQ-binding-like beta-propeller repeat protein, giving the protein MKYWIVTFLIILSFGAVAQSSDSWPIFRGDQHLTGVSNTTLPESPNLLWIFETGDNIKSAPVVANNKVVVGSTDGFVYCVDTSGELLWKFDTENSIEAPALILDNTVYVGNLDGMLFALNLDSGEKLWEYECENQIIGSANWWTEGGTTYIFMGSYDYYLHCVDAKTGELKWKYESDNFINGAAACADGKAIFGGCDGYLHVVDVTTGKLVEKIDVATYVAGSVTVENNKAYVGDYDGRFFQVDIENDKTTWVWSDEKTNLQFIASPALIGEKVLTANHNKFLYCFNKKTGEKLWEYNTGRQVEASPVIVKNKVVVANMRGDMAIVNLSDGKPVWTYEIGSQIISNPAVANGQLFVGAYDGNIYCFGE